Part of the Allofrancisella guangzhouensis genome is shown below.
TTCGTCAGCTTTATAAAGAGGGTTAATATTTACAAAAATAGCCCCAATCTTTATACATGCAAATAAGCTAACTGTAAATTGTACACAATTTGGTAAAATTATAGCAACTCTATCACCCTTTTGCACACCAAGGTTATTTTGTAGGTAGCTAGCCAATTTTGCAGCTAAATTATCTAGTTTTGAGAAGGTGAAACTTACATCATGACAAGATACAGCGGTTTTATAAGGAAATTGTATAACAGCATTTTCATATAGGTCTAATATTGTCTGGGTGTTGCTCTCAATACTAGTAGATACATGTTCTGAATAATTACTTAACCACGTTTGTTTAGAAAATTTAGTCATAAAATGTTAAAAAGCACTTTTAGTTGATACATTTTAGCAAATAAAATCTAATGCTATCGAGAAAAATTGTAAATTTTTGTTTAAACATTCTCCATTTTATGATCTTCTATAGTGTGGATGCCCTTAATATACTTATTTAAAGTAGGTATCATGATTATCATTAGAATAGTAATTATGATAAGAGCTAATGCTATAACACCAAATACGTGAGTATAAGTTTCTAGGCTTTCTTGAGTTGTTAGGGTAACTCCTTCTGGAAGAGCTATAAAAGATCCAACATAAGAAGCTAGATATGAAGCAATCATGCTGGAGATAAACCAAAATCCCATGACAAAACCTGAAAAAGCAGCTGGGCAAAGTTCAGCAACCATAGCTAAACCAAGACCAGAAATTAAAAGCTCACCTAAAGATGAGGCTGCATATGAGATTATCAGCCAGTTTCCGGAAACCAAGCCTTCTATAGCAAAGAATTTTGTAGAGTAAAGGATAGCGTAAGAGCTAAACATCATAACCATACCAAAACAAAATTTACTAGCGTGGCTTGAGTTGTTTTTCTTATATAGAATAGCTAATATTGGCGATAATACAACTATCCAGAATGGATTTAATACCTGATATTGTGCAGCTGGTACATCCCATCCTAAGATATTTAATTGTACGTTATGCACTGCAAAAAAAGTAAGAGTAGTAGGCATTTGAAAATATAAAGCAAAAAATATAATTGCTTGAACTATTAAAACCAGAGCTACAAGCATCCTATTTCTTTCATAACTACCTGAAGAAAAAGCTATGTATAAAAAGTAGGTTGTAGCAATAATCACAACTATAGCAGTTAAACTAACACATAGCTTAGTATTTGGTAATATGTTAGCTATTATTAGTAAGGAAATTAAAGCTCCCGCTAATGTATAGACAAATTTAGTTTTGTTTAAAGGTTTACTTCCAGCATTTGTATACAAGGCTTGCATTTTTTGGTAGAAATAGAAAAAGCCTATAACCCCTACAATAAGACCTATACCACAAACTATAAAAGCATATTTATAGCCCCATATTTCAGCTATGATAGGAGTTATACTCATGGAAAATAGAGAGCCAACATTTATAGCCATATAATATAGTGTCATAGCTCCATCTAGTCTACTATCACCTTTTTCAAACATTTTTGATATCAGTGATGATGGATTGGCTTTAAAAATAGCGTTTCCTATTATGATACCAGCAAGTGTATAGTAGATAGTTTCTTTATCAGCAAAGCTAAAAGAACAATAAGAAGCTGCCAGTATTACTGATCCTAAAATGACACTTCGTTTTGCACCAAGTACCTTATCACCCAAATAGCCTCCTATCCATACAAAGCCATATGTGAAAGCAAAGAAAGAACCCATTATATATATCGTTTGTGTTTCAGTCAGCCCTATTTTGTTTGTAAAATACAAGGCAATAATAGCTTGGAAGCCATAAAAACCAAATCTTTCCCAAAATTCGATCGCCCAAACAATCCAAAAGGGGGCTGAGAGTGTTTTGTTATCTTTATTCATTAAAAGCACCATAAAAATAGTATTTAGTGAAATATATTAAAGCATTGTGATAATATTTTTGCAATATTTTTAAGAACATAAGAAAGCCACTATGCTTTGTTTGGTTAAATTGCGCTATCAATTTCAGTTTTATAGTCATCCATAACCTTTATTTTACGAGTGTAATTATTTAGTATAGGAGTCAGTATAAGCATGATAAATGTAACAATAGCTACCCCAACAGCTATATAACCAAATACAGTTGTGTAAGTTTCTAGAATCTGTTGTTTTGTGATACCCGTACTATTTTTTGGTAAAGCTATGAACGAACCTATAAATGAAGCAATATATGAAGCTATCATTGTAGCTATAAACCAAAAACCCATAACAAAACCTGAAATAAAAGTAGGACACAATTCTGCTACCATAGCTAGCCCAAGTCCAGAGATTAAAAGTTCACCTAAAGATGAAGCAGCATAAGAGATAATTAACCAACTTCCAGAAACTACATAGTTTGTGGCAAAGAATTTAGTACAATACAATATGCTATATGAAATAAACATCAGAGCCATTCCT
Proteins encoded:
- a CDS encoding oligopeptide:H+ symporter — protein: MNKDNKTLSAPFWIVWAIEFWERFGFYGFQAIIALYFTNKIGLTETQTIYIMGSFFAFTYGFVWIGGYLGDKVLGAKRSVILGSVILAASYCSFSFADKETIYYTLAGIIIGNAIFKANPSSLISKMFEKGDSRLDGAMTLYYMAINVGSLFSMSITPIIAEIWGYKYAFIVCGIGLIVGVIGFFYFYQKMQALYTNAGSKPLNKTKFVYTLAGALISLLIIANILPNTKLCVSLTAIVVIIATTYFLYIAFSSGSYERNRMLVALVLIVQAIIFFALYFQMPTTLTFFAVHNVQLNILGWDVPAAQYQVLNPFWIVVLSPILAILYKKNNSSHASKFCFGMVMMFSSYAILYSTKFFAIEGLVSGNWLIISYAASSLGELLISGLGLAMVAELCPAAFSGFVMGFWFISSMIASYLASYVGSFIALPEGVTLTTQESLETYTHVFGVIALALIIITILMIIMIPTLNKYIKGIHTIEDHKMENV